A stretch of the Aegilops tauschii subsp. strangulata cultivar AL8/78 chromosome 4, Aet v6.0, whole genome shotgun sequence genome encodes the following:
- the LOC109751317 gene encoding uncharacterized protein isoform X1 — MSSAPPAHQSKPSYQRRPPNSGPRQQPPPQQHQQQRYVPKSAAPSAPKPSPPPPLTTALRSSAAPSASGAGSSSGGGAADGFVFYLPHDEAVAAGLGGLDAQESQAVVDLLNDALASLLRAKPREFWRQVAQNASLHAFLDSYLQFRHRWYDLPHRGPKGTVAGLVVGELELCRRVFMVLYRISSNKDPGSGPGESLSTKEHTALLQEKRLLDLPKLLDICAIYGHDNGELTSSLVTNAIVVQPNLLDGINTVLPQFLDIFHTMQDRCMDSLQVLSSPGPNVSGHTQLQKDFSEVLDFVNDAIITLDAFAEAYQPAALLLCASFERGDRVEELLNTLASLYDLLLPSLLQGFQVMSSSQSNGETSSESILNDIVLGIRMLSKRAVGFGWRLLEFCYLNDQLKEEDVQASTKMFPAKVEDPMIRGEIIVQILKDINREATYSSKGNPGKTFLQALQKEFQLMSRIGDIWNKGWIYMEDEQFQFISRLCGSTVTSWNSVPGLPISSHGGELQQKNEEAAVIESKISQIRDLLPHYGKGFLAACLEAYNQNPEEVIQRILDGTLHQDLLALDTSLQEMPQQKSAPSVAKDKGKGVLVETIPNIANKPHKVEAQSSSVSSASKAPISYLSSVSSASKAPASSVSSVPQGRFTRKTNDDLPNFAVLDSQKAKDAVKSAVLDSQYEYEDEYDDSFDDLGFSVAESSYEEAEGANDAEGSSSGPRWASQKKPQFYVKDGKNYSYKVAGSIAVSNAREAAVLNNTQKDTIHGLGRGGNLPIGGNLPMGVPNRQHRVVEEEEGGHANSFSRGGSNPRGRGRGRRGGWDQGNPAEENENSSGPQSFGRDGRRGGRNHGNLPEVNDGQQGFGRGARRGTRDEDNRQEMNNHSNVQQGFGRGARRGAREEDNQPEVNNHPNAQQGFGRGARRGDRDEDNRPAGNNHGQQGFGRGGRRGDRDEDNRPEGNNHGQQGFGRGGRRGDRDEDNRPEGNNHGQQGFGRGGRRGDRDEDNRPEVNNHGQQGFGRGARRGDRNHDDPVEDNEDRNAAQGFARGGPGPRGGGRNHNRRDQALRKHMQGMTGL, encoded by the exons ATGTCGTCCGCGCCGCCCGCCCACCAATCCAAACCCTCCTACCAGCGCCGCCCTCCCAACTCCGGGCCGAGAcagcagccgccgccgcagcagcaCCAGCAGCAGCGCTACGTCCCCAAATCCGCCGCCCCTTCCGCTCCTAAACCCTCGCCCCCACCACCGCTCACCACCGCCCTCCGATCATCGGCCGCCCCGTCTGCATCTGgcgccggcagcagcagcggcggcggagcggccGATGGGTTCGTGTTCTACCTGCCGCACGACGAGGCGGTTGCGGCCGGGCTCGGCGGCCTCGACGCCCAGGAGTCGCAGGCCGTCGTCGACCTCCTCAACGACGCGCTCGCGTCGCTCCTCCGTGCCAAGCCTCGCGAGTTCTGGCGCCAGG TGGCACAGAATGCCTCTCTGCATGCATTCCTAGATAGTTACCTACAATTCAGACACCGGTGGTATGATTTGCCACACAGGGGTCCCAAAGGGACAGTTGCTGGTTTGGTTGTTGGGGAGCTTGAGCTTTGCCGCCGTGTCTTTATGGTCCTCTACCGCAT ATCATCAAACAAGGATCCTGGATCAGGCCCGGGTGAGTCCCTTAGTACGAAGGAGCATACAG CCCTTCTACAGGAGAAAAGACTGCTTGATCTACCAAAGTTGTTGGATATATGTGCTATATATGGGCATGACAATGGGGAGTTGACAAGTTCACTG GTTACAAATGCAATCGTTGTGCAGCCCAATTTACTCGATGGCATCAATACTGTCCTTCCCCAATTCCTGGACATTTTCCACACAATGCAGGACAGATGCATGGACTCACTACAG GTGCTCAGTTCACCTGGACCAAATGTCAGTGGACATACCCAGCTTCAGAAAGATTTCTCGGAG GTGCTGGATTTTGTTAATGATGCAATTATTACtctggatgcctttgctgaggcTTACCAGCCTGCTGCATTATTATTATGTGCTTCTTTTGAAAGAGG GGATCGAGTTGAGGAATTGCTGAACACCCTTGCAAGTTTGTATGATTTGTTGTTACCATCTTTGCTTCAGGGGTTTCAAGTTATGTCCAGTTCCCAAAGCAATGGAGAGACTTCGTCTGAAAGTATACTTAATGACATAGTTCTTGGCATAAGAATGCTATCAAAGAGAGCTGTTGGATTTGGTTGGAGATTATTAGAGTTCTGCTATTTAAATGATCAACTTAAGGAGGAGGATGTCCAAGCATCTACTAAGATGTTTCCAGCTAAAGTCGAAGATCCTATGATCAGGGGAGAAATAATAGTTCAAATACTCAAGGATATCAATAGAGAAGCTACTTACTCTTCTAAAGGGAATCCTGGAAAGACGTTTCTGCAAGCTCTTCAAAAGGAATTTCAGTTGATGAGCCGGATTGGCGATATTTGGAACAAAG GATGGATATACATGGAGGATGAGCAGTTCCAGTTCATATCACGTCTGTGCGGATCCACTGTCACTTCTTGGAATAGTGTCCCTGGTTTGCCAATATCTTCCCATGGTGGTGAACTTCAACAGAAGAATGAGGAAGCTGCTGTCATTGAGTCCAAGATTAGTCAGATAAGGGACCTTCTTCCTCATTATGGGAAAGGTTTCCTTGCCGCTTGCTTGGAAGCCTACAACCAGAACCCTGAGGAAGTTATCCAAAGGATACTAGATGGAACACTTCATCAGGATCTTCTAGCTTTAGATACTTCGTTACAAGAGATGCCACAACAAAAATCTGCACCTAGTGTTGCGAAAGATAAAGGCAAAGGCGTACTAGTGGAAACTATTCCTAATATTGCAAATAAACCCCATAAAGTTGAAGCCCAATCTTCTTCAGTCTCATCAGCATCCAAGGCTCCTATCTCATATTTATCTTCAGTTTCATCAGCATCCAAGGCTCCTGCCTCATCTGTATCATCAGTTCCACAAGGTAGATTTACAAGGAAGACCAATGATGATCTGCCCAACTTTGCAGTTCTAGACTCGCAAAAAGCCAAAGATGCTGTTAAGTCAGCTGTCCTTGATTCCCAGTATGAGTACGAGGATGAGTATGATGACTCGTTTGATGATCTTGGCTTCAGCGTGGCGGAGTCAAGTTACGAGGAAGCAGAGGGCGCCAATGATGCTGAGGGTTCCTCCAGTGGCCCACGTTGGGCTTCACAGAAGAAGCCACAGTTTTATGTCAAGGACGGGAAGAACTACAGCTACAAGGTTGCTGGTTCAATTGCTGTATCAAATGCTCGAGAGGCGGCAGTCTTAAACAATACTCAGAAAGATACAATTCATGGTCTCGGTCGTGGTGGAAATTTACCTATTGGTGGAAATTTACCTATGGGAGTTCCCAACAGGCAACATAGAGttgtggaggaagaggagggtgGTCATGCAAACAGCTTCAGCAGAGGAGGCTCGAATCcccgtggtcggggcaggggcagaagAGGTGGCTGGGATCAGGGTAACCCAGCGGAGGAGAACGAGAATTCTAGTGGGCCACAAAGTTTTGGCCGTGATGGAAGAAGAGGGGGCAGGAACCATGGCAACCTGCCAGAGGTAAATGATGGCCAACAAGGTTTTGGCCGTGGTGCAAGAAGAGGGACCAGGGATGAGGACAATCGGCAAGAAATGAACAACCACTCTAATGTCCAGCAAGGTTTTGGTCGTGGCGCAAGAAGAGGGGCCAGGGAGGAGGACAACCAGCCAGAGGTAAACAACCATCCTAATGCCCAGCAAGGTTTTGGTCGTGGCGCAAGAAGAGGGGACAGGGACGAGGACAACAGGCCAGCAGGGAATAACCATGGCCAGCAAGGTTTCGGTCGTGGTGGAAGAAGAGGGGACAGGGACGAGGACAACAGGCCAGAAGGGAATAACCATGGCCAGCAAGGTTTCGGTCGTGGTGGAAGAAGAGGGGACAGGGACGAGGACAACAGGCCCGAAGGGAATAACCATGGCCAGCAAGGTTTCGGTCGTGGTGGAAGAAGAGGGGACAGGGATGAGGACAACAGGCCAGAAGTGAATAACCATGGCCAGCAAGGTTTTGGTCGTGGTGCAAGAAGAGGGGACAGGAACCATGACGATCCAGTGGAGGACAATGAAGATCGTAATGCAGCACAAGGTTTCGCTCGAGGAGGGCCAGGCCCCCGTGGAGGCGGCCGGAATCATAACCGGAGGGATCAGGCGCTGAGGAAGCATATGCAAGGAATGACAGGGCTTTAG
- the LOC109751317 gene encoding uncharacterized protein isoform X2: MVLYRISSNKDPGSGPGESLSTKEHTALLQEKRLLDLPKLLDICAIYGHDNGELTSSLVTNAIVVQPNLLDGINTVLPQFLDIFHTMQDRCMDSLQVLSSPGPNVSGHTQLQKDFSEVLDFVNDAIITLDAFAEAYQPAALLLCASFERGDRVEELLNTLASLYDLLLPSLLQGFQVMSSSQSNGETSSESILNDIVLGIRMLSKRAVGFGWRLLEFCYLNDQLKEEDVQASTKMFPAKVEDPMIRGEIIVQILKDINREATYSSKGNPGKTFLQALQKEFQLMSRIGDIWNKGWIYMEDEQFQFISRLCGSTVTSWNSVPGLPISSHGGELQQKNEEAAVIESKISQIRDLLPHYGKGFLAACLEAYNQNPEEVIQRILDGTLHQDLLALDTSLQEMPQQKSAPSVAKDKGKGVLVETIPNIANKPHKVEAQSSSVSSASKAPISYLSSVSSASKAPASSVSSVPQGRFTRKTNDDLPNFAVLDSQKAKDAVKSAVLDSQYEYEDEYDDSFDDLGFSVAESSYEEAEGANDAEGSSSGPRWASQKKPQFYVKDGKNYSYKVAGSIAVSNAREAAVLNNTQKDTIHGLGRGGNLPIGGNLPMGVPNRQHRVVEEEEGGHANSFSRGGSNPRGRGRGRRGGWDQGNPAEENENSSGPQSFGRDGRRGGRNHGNLPEVNDGQQGFGRGARRGTRDEDNRQEMNNHSNVQQGFGRGARRGAREEDNQPEVNNHPNAQQGFGRGARRGDRDEDNRPAGNNHGQQGFGRGGRRGDRDEDNRPEGNNHGQQGFGRGGRRGDRDEDNRPEGNNHGQQGFGRGGRRGDRDEDNRPEVNNHGQQGFGRGARRGDRNHDDPVEDNEDRNAAQGFARGGPGPRGGGRNHNRRDQALRKHMQGMTGL; the protein is encoded by the exons ATGGTCCTCTACCGCAT ATCATCAAACAAGGATCCTGGATCAGGCCCGGGTGAGTCCCTTAGTACGAAGGAGCATACAG CCCTTCTACAGGAGAAAAGACTGCTTGATCTACCAAAGTTGTTGGATATATGTGCTATATATGGGCATGACAATGGGGAGTTGACAAGTTCACTG GTTACAAATGCAATCGTTGTGCAGCCCAATTTACTCGATGGCATCAATACTGTCCTTCCCCAATTCCTGGACATTTTCCACACAATGCAGGACAGATGCATGGACTCACTACAG GTGCTCAGTTCACCTGGACCAAATGTCAGTGGACATACCCAGCTTCAGAAAGATTTCTCGGAG GTGCTGGATTTTGTTAATGATGCAATTATTACtctggatgcctttgctgaggcTTACCAGCCTGCTGCATTATTATTATGTGCTTCTTTTGAAAGAGG GGATCGAGTTGAGGAATTGCTGAACACCCTTGCAAGTTTGTATGATTTGTTGTTACCATCTTTGCTTCAGGGGTTTCAAGTTATGTCCAGTTCCCAAAGCAATGGAGAGACTTCGTCTGAAAGTATACTTAATGACATAGTTCTTGGCATAAGAATGCTATCAAAGAGAGCTGTTGGATTTGGTTGGAGATTATTAGAGTTCTGCTATTTAAATGATCAACTTAAGGAGGAGGATGTCCAAGCATCTACTAAGATGTTTCCAGCTAAAGTCGAAGATCCTATGATCAGGGGAGAAATAATAGTTCAAATACTCAAGGATATCAATAGAGAAGCTACTTACTCTTCTAAAGGGAATCCTGGAAAGACGTTTCTGCAAGCTCTTCAAAAGGAATTTCAGTTGATGAGCCGGATTGGCGATATTTGGAACAAAG GATGGATATACATGGAGGATGAGCAGTTCCAGTTCATATCACGTCTGTGCGGATCCACTGTCACTTCTTGGAATAGTGTCCCTGGTTTGCCAATATCTTCCCATGGTGGTGAACTTCAACAGAAGAATGAGGAAGCTGCTGTCATTGAGTCCAAGATTAGTCAGATAAGGGACCTTCTTCCTCATTATGGGAAAGGTTTCCTTGCCGCTTGCTTGGAAGCCTACAACCAGAACCCTGAGGAAGTTATCCAAAGGATACTAGATGGAACACTTCATCAGGATCTTCTAGCTTTAGATACTTCGTTACAAGAGATGCCACAACAAAAATCTGCACCTAGTGTTGCGAAAGATAAAGGCAAAGGCGTACTAGTGGAAACTATTCCTAATATTGCAAATAAACCCCATAAAGTTGAAGCCCAATCTTCTTCAGTCTCATCAGCATCCAAGGCTCCTATCTCATATTTATCTTCAGTTTCATCAGCATCCAAGGCTCCTGCCTCATCTGTATCATCAGTTCCACAAGGTAGATTTACAAGGAAGACCAATGATGATCTGCCCAACTTTGCAGTTCTAGACTCGCAAAAAGCCAAAGATGCTGTTAAGTCAGCTGTCCTTGATTCCCAGTATGAGTACGAGGATGAGTATGATGACTCGTTTGATGATCTTGGCTTCAGCGTGGCGGAGTCAAGTTACGAGGAAGCAGAGGGCGCCAATGATGCTGAGGGTTCCTCCAGTGGCCCACGTTGGGCTTCACAGAAGAAGCCACAGTTTTATGTCAAGGACGGGAAGAACTACAGCTACAAGGTTGCTGGTTCAATTGCTGTATCAAATGCTCGAGAGGCGGCAGTCTTAAACAATACTCAGAAAGATACAATTCATGGTCTCGGTCGTGGTGGAAATTTACCTATTGGTGGAAATTTACCTATGGGAGTTCCCAACAGGCAACATAGAGttgtggaggaagaggagggtgGTCATGCAAACAGCTTCAGCAGAGGAGGCTCGAATCcccgtggtcggggcaggggcagaagAGGTGGCTGGGATCAGGGTAACCCAGCGGAGGAGAACGAGAATTCTAGTGGGCCACAAAGTTTTGGCCGTGATGGAAGAAGAGGGGGCAGGAACCATGGCAACCTGCCAGAGGTAAATGATGGCCAACAAGGTTTTGGCCGTGGTGCAAGAAGAGGGACCAGGGATGAGGACAATCGGCAAGAAATGAACAACCACTCTAATGTCCAGCAAGGTTTTGGTCGTGGCGCAAGAAGAGGGGCCAGGGAGGAGGACAACCAGCCAGAGGTAAACAACCATCCTAATGCCCAGCAAGGTTTTGGTCGTGGCGCAAGAAGAGGGGACAGGGACGAGGACAACAGGCCAGCAGGGAATAACCATGGCCAGCAAGGTTTCGGTCGTGGTGGAAGAAGAGGGGACAGGGACGAGGACAACAGGCCAGAAGGGAATAACCATGGCCAGCAAGGTTTCGGTCGTGGTGGAAGAAGAGGGGACAGGGACGAGGACAACAGGCCCGAAGGGAATAACCATGGCCAGCAAGGTTTCGGTCGTGGTGGAAGAAGAGGGGACAGGGATGAGGACAACAGGCCAGAAGTGAATAACCATGGCCAGCAAGGTTTTGGTCGTGGTGCAAGAAGAGGGGACAGGAACCATGACGATCCAGTGGAGGACAATGAAGATCGTAATGCAGCACAAGGTTTCGCTCGAGGAGGGCCAGGCCCCCGTGGAGGCGGCCGGAATCATAACCGGAGGGATCAGGCGCTGAGGAAGCATATGCAAGGAATGACAGGGCTTTAG